A portion of the Ricinus communis isolate WT05 ecotype wild-type chromosome 10, ASM1957865v1, whole genome shotgun sequence genome contains these proteins:
- the LOC8263217 gene encoding transcription termination factor MTEF18, mitochondrial, which translates to MTHLNKLQTLSILKWVSSNSVDCYKIPFLSSRSFFDPANNPSLYRKKRVVDNDNVEKNLMHDGQIRSQFSKAARKQAQAALLEYLRFTRSLQFTLAEHMSKNSPSFLEKLLQRVYVDEDVGWSVPRFLRYHPINEFEPFFESLGLRPYQFVAFLPHDLIFLSDDELLLENFHTLCNYGIPMNKIGRIFKEAGEIFGYNYGILEMKLRTYEELGLDQSLMGKIVVCSPYLLTGDVDIDFVKSMEIVRKGGIEFRWIEKHLSEKCSYNWSQLHALLNLFSKTGYNEEQLCAIISQHPGIIFEGSGNMTLSLIGFLVKFGSSINQICSMFSQFPQMRVGRFLLNMKQCFLFLTEIKLEILEIGKIIRSHPLMLGSCTLKKSSSLISILNAGKKRICNIILQNPLEMKNWVIGSKINPLPSERLRSRILKIKFLLDLGFVKNSIEMEKALKVFKGSGAELHERFDCIMQAGLDKKDACEIIRQAPPILNQKKEVIKMKIDFLVNDLGYPISSLLTFPTILTYAIPTVKLKWVMSNWLKDQGIVVPMCSLRSLFKNSDKAFIKRYVKLHPKGFEFWQNLKEKK; encoded by the coding sequence ATGACCCATTTAAATAAACTTCAAACGCTTTCTATTCTCAAATGGGTTTCTTCCAATTCTGTTGATTGTTACAAAATCCCATTTTTGTCATCTCGGTCTTTTTTCGACCCTGCAAATAACCCTAGCCTTTATAGGAAAAAAAGAGTAGTTGATAATGATAATGTGGAGAAAAATTTAATGCATGATGGCCAAATTCGTAGCCAATTCTCTAAAGCTGCTAGAAAACAAGCTCAGGCTGCACTGTTAGAGTACTTGCGTTTCACTAGAAGCTTGCAGTTTACTCTTGCAGAACATATGAGTAAAAATTCACCAagttttcttgaaaaattattGCAAAGGGTTTATGTTGACGAAGATGTTGGGTGGTCTGTCCCGCGTTTCTTGCGTTATCACcctattaatgaatttgagccTTTCTTTGAGAGTTTGGGTTTAAGACCTTATCAGTTTGTGGCTTTTCTTCCAcatgatttaattttcttgagtGATGATGAATTGCTGCTGGAGAATTTTCATACTCTGTGTAATTATGGGATTCCAATGAATAAGATAGGTAGGATTTTTAAAGAAGCAGGAGAAATTTTTGGGTATAATTATGGGATCTTGGAAATGAAACTTCGAACATACGAAGAGTTGGGGCTTGACCAGTCTTTGATGGGTAAAATAGTTGTTTGTAGCCCCTATCTTTTAACTGGAGACGTCGACATAGATTTTGTGAAGTCTATGGAGATAGTGAGGAAAGGGGGAATTGAGTTCCGTTGGATTGAGAAGCATTTGTCTGAGAAGTGTTCTTATAATTGGAGCCAGTTGCATGCTCTTCTAAACTTATTTAGCAAGACTGGTTACAATGAGGAACAGTTGTGTGCAATAATAAGCCAGCATCCAGGAATTATTTTTGAGGGTTCAGGGAATATGACTTTATCACTAATTGGGTTTCTAGTTAAATTTGGATCCTCAATAAACCAGATATGTTCCATGTTTTCACAGTTCCCACAAATGCGAGTTGGGAGATTTCTTTTGAATATGAAGCAATGCTTTCTTTTCCTAACTGAGATTAAGTTGGAGATACTAGAGATTGGGAAGATCATCCGTTCTCACCCACTTATGCTGGGTTCTTGTACGTTGAAGAAATCCAGCAGCttgatttctattttaaatgctGGAAAGAAGCGAATTTGTAATATCATTCTGCAGAACCCTCTAGAAATGAAGAATTGGGTAATAGGATCTAAAATTAATCCGCTGCCATCAGAGAGGCTAAGGTCCCGAATCCTGAAGATTAAGTTCCTATTGGACTTAGGATTTGTAAAGAACTCAATTGAAATGGAAAAGGCACTCAAGGTCTTCAAAGGCAGTGGAGCAGAGCTCCATGAAAGATTTGATTGCATCATGCAAGCTGGCTTGGATAAGAAGGATGCTTGTGAAATTATCAGACAAGCCCCTCCAATTCTTAACCAGAAAAAGGAGGTTATTAAGATGAAGATTGATTTTCTTGTAAATGATTTGGGTTATCCCATATCATCATTACTCACATTTCCTACAATTCTTACCTATGCAATCCCGACTGTCAAGCTTAAGTGGGTG